Proteins from one Mucilaginibacter jinjuensis genomic window:
- a CDS encoding DUF3368 domain-containing protein, which yields MQDVIIADTSCLILLHKIDELHLLQSLYGQITITSVIAAEYGMHLPEWVTIKNAINVLSPDIISANVDPGEASAINLAIEHKRSLLIIDDLKARKLAQKLNIDYTGTIGILLQAKVEGYVSNIKHILTKIKATNFRISEDLEQKILKLSGETE from the coding sequence ATGCAGGACGTTATCATAGCTGATACCAGCTGTTTAATTTTACTCCATAAAATAGACGAGCTCCATTTACTTCAATCACTTTATGGGCAAATTACCATTACTTCTGTAATAGCAGCAGAATATGGTATGCATTTACCCGAATGGGTTACTATTAAAAATGCAATTAATGTATTATCACCCGATATCATAAGCGCAAATGTAGATCCGGGTGAAGCCAGCGCAATTAATTTGGCAATAGAACATAAAAGAAGTTTATTGATCATTGATGATCTAAAGGCCCGAAAATTAGCGCAGAAGTTAAATATTGATTACACCGGAACCATAGGTATACTATTACAAGCCAAAGTTGAAGGTTACGTAAGCAACATTAAACATATCTTAACAAAAATAAAGGCAACTAACTTTCGCATTTCTGAAGACTTAGAACAAAAAATCTTAAAATTGTCGGGCGAAACAGAATAG
- a CDS encoding DUF4159 domain-containing protein: protein MSVGKKFTFARFSYHSGDWDTDQRMPANILNSLIEYTTIPIEPKEKVVALSSNEIFNYPFAYISGHKLVQFDAVERANFKKYVENGGFVFADDCNHDIDGLFAKSFEAQMSSLFGPNALKKIPNNHAIYRSFFTFEKGPPNTSFELNGWGDDLVHDYLKAIEINGRIAVLYSNKDYGCEWDYDFRNKRFLAEDNTKFGVNIVVYALGS from the coding sequence ATGTCTGTAGGAAAAAAATTTACGTTCGCCCGTTTTAGTTATCACTCTGGCGATTGGGATACCGACCAACGTATGCCAGCCAATATACTTAACTCCTTAATAGAGTATACTACTATACCTATTGAACCTAAGGAGAAGGTAGTTGCGCTAAGCAGTAACGAAATATTTAATTATCCTTTCGCCTATATAAGCGGGCATAAACTGGTACAATTTGATGCCGTTGAACGCGCCAACTTTAAAAAATATGTAGAAAATGGCGGCTTCGTTTTTGCCGATGACTGCAACCATGACATAGACGGGCTTTTTGCCAAATCATTTGAAGCACAAATGAGTTCGCTCTTCGGGCCTAATGCTTTGAAGAAAATCCCTAATAATCATGCTATCTACCGCTCTTTTTTCACTTTCGAAAAAGGGCCTCCAAATACTTCTTTCGAACTTAATGGCTGGGGTGATGACCTGGTACACGATTATTTAAAAGCCATCGAGATCAACGGTCGCATAGCAGTACTCTATAGTAATAAAGACTATGGCTGCGAATGGGATTACGATTTCCGCAACAAAAGGTTCTTGGCCGAGGATAATACCAAGTTCGGCGTAAATATTGTAGTATATGCACTGGGTTCTTAG
- the msrA gene encoding peptide-methionine (S)-S-oxide reductase MsrA, with amino-acid sequence MNLQKATFANGCFWCTEAIFQTLKGVTSVTSGYTGGKTENPKYMEICNGDTGHAEAIEIEFDADVLSFDELLLIFFKTHNPTTLNRQGNDVGTQYRSAVFYHNDEQKQQAEAMIKRLSDEQVFDKPIVTHVVPADVFYKAEDYHQNYFNDNTNKPYCSFIIQPKLNKFAKEFTDKIRPELL; translated from the coding sequence ATGAACTTACAAAAGGCAACATTTGCAAACGGTTGCTTCTGGTGTACAGAGGCTATATTTCAAACATTAAAAGGTGTAACATCTGTAACCTCGGGCTATACAGGCGGGAAAACAGAAAATCCGAAGTACATGGAGATCTGCAATGGCGATACCGGCCACGCCGAAGCCATTGAGATAGAATTTGATGCCGATGTATTAAGTTTCGACGAATTATTGCTAATTTTCTTTAAAACCCATAATCCTACCACGCTAAACCGCCAGGGTAATGATGTGGGCACCCAATACCGCTCAGCCGTATTTTACCATAACGACGAGCAGAAACAACAAGCCGAAGCCATGATTAAAAGGCTTAGCGACGAGCAGGTTTTCGATAAGCCTATTGTTACGCACGTAGTGCCTGCCGATGTCTTCTACAAAGCAGAAGATTATCATCAAAACTATTTTAACGATAACACCAATAAGCCTTATTGCTCATTCATAATTCAACCGAAGCTTAACAAGTTTGCTAAGGAGTTTACAGATAAGATAAGGCCGGAGTTGTTGTAA
- a CDS encoding UPF0175 family protein: MTLEINLPDSIDMSQKEVITALAAQLYHVGKLSLGQAADVAGYSKATFMDLLGEYGVSIFNHPVDDLDNDFKNAGRYHS, encoded by the coding sequence ATGACTTTAGAGATCAATTTACCTGACAGTATAGATATGTCGCAAAAAGAGGTGATAACAGCTCTTGCGGCACAGCTATACCATGTGGGAAAATTATCATTGGGCCAGGCTGCAGATGTGGCGGGTTATTCTAAAGCGACCTTTATGGATTTATTGGGCGAGTATGGAGTTTCGATATTCAACCACCCTGTCGACGACTTAGATAACGACTTCAAGAATGCAGGACGTTATCATAGCTGA
- a CDS encoding DUF58 domain-containing protein — MQLDPKVLMTIKTLPLLAKTVIDGFMNGFNKSTVKGPGLEFSQYRSYQPGDDLRWLDWRMFARSDRYYIRESEVETSISVKFLVDASASMNHDDNGIKKIDYARFLAASLAYLVNLQGDAAGLYVFQDGGLFTLSSKADPQHLQRIYYQLDHIKANGTFTKPAHYKELFAGSGRKELLVFITDMYQTDGEIYKVLDSLAAMKHEVIVFHLMGKNELDFDFKGYSALEDLETGETIEIDTQQARKTYKETLDSHLASIRMQLIAKHIVYRMIDTSQPLDEALRAFLVQRKKGI, encoded by the coding sequence ATGCAACTCGACCCTAAAGTATTAATGACCATTAAAACTTTGCCATTACTGGCGAAAACGGTTATTGATGGCTTTATGAATGGTTTTAATAAAAGTACCGTAAAGGGCCCGGGACTGGAGTTTAGCCAATACCGTAGCTACCAGCCGGGGGATGATCTGCGTTGGCTGGATTGGCGTATGTTTGCCCGCTCAGACAGGTATTACATCCGGGAATCAGAAGTGGAGACCAGTATTTCTGTGAAGTTTCTGGTAGATGCCAGCGCATCGATGAACCATGATGATAACGGGATTAAGAAGATCGACTATGCCCGTTTCTTAGCAGCTTCGTTAGCTTATTTGGTAAACTTACAGGGCGACGCTGCCGGTTTATATGTGTTTCAGGATGGTGGGTTATTTACGCTTTCATCAAAGGCAGATCCGCAGCATTTGCAGCGTATTTATTATCAGTTGGATCATATCAAAGCTAACGGAACCTTTACCAAGCCTGCACATTATAAAGAACTGTTTGCAGGATCGGGTCGTAAAGAATTATTGGTTTTTATAACCGATATGTACCAAACCGATGGCGAGATCTACAAAGTGCTCGATTCGCTGGCTGCCATGAAACACGAGGTAATTGTGTTTCACCTGATGGGTAAAAACGAACTGGATTTCGATTTTAAAGGCTACTCAGCACTGGAAGATCTCGAGACAGGCGAAACCATTGAGATAGATACCCAGCAAGCCCGCAAAACATATAAAGAAACGTTAGATTCACATTTAGCGTCTATTAGAATGCAACTGATTGCCAAACATATTGTATACCGCATGATTGATACCTCGCAGCCGCTTGATGAAGCTTTGAGGGCATTTTTGGTGCAACGGAAGAAAGGGATATAA
- a CDS encoding AAA family ATPase, which produces MELTENNIKTLLAKLPQLKNEIQKVIVGQDAILDELLVAFLAGGHCLLEGVPGLAKTLTVKTMSQALHLSFRRIQFTPDLMPTDILGTEILEEDHVTGKRFFKFNKGPLFANIVLADEINRTPPKTQAALLEAMQEFEVTYGGQTYPLDKPFFILATQNPIEQAGTYPLPEAQLDRFLLLIKMGYPTDQEEFEVLNRTTGTRKAEVLPVISAEEIMQAQALVRQVTISEDLIRYVSTLIRATRPDTTNIDYVKEWVRWGAGPRAGQALILTAKSRALLKGRYAVLMEDIHAMAQPVLRHRILMNFKAESEGITSDAATLELIKLVERPKAL; this is translated from the coding sequence TTGGAACTTACCGAAAACAATATAAAAACGCTGTTGGCCAAGCTTCCACAGCTGAAAAACGAAATCCAGAAAGTAATAGTAGGCCAGGATGCCATATTAGACGAACTGCTGGTTGCATTTTTAGCCGGCGGACATTGTTTGCTGGAAGGTGTACCAGGGCTGGCAAAAACGCTGACTGTCAAAACCATGTCGCAGGCACTGCACCTATCGTTCCGTCGGATCCAATTTACGCCCGATTTGATGCCTACTGATATTCTGGGTACCGAAATTCTGGAAGAAGACCACGTTACCGGTAAGCGTTTCTTTAAGTTTAACAAAGGCCCTCTGTTTGCCAATATTGTTTTGGCCGATGAGATTAACCGTACCCCGCCTAAAACCCAGGCTGCCTTGTTAGAGGCGATGCAGGAGTTTGAAGTTACTTACGGCGGACAAACTTATCCGCTCGATAAACCTTTCTTTATCCTGGCTACCCAAAACCCGATTGAGCAGGCCGGTACATACCCGTTGCCGGAAGCCCAGCTCGATCGCTTTTTGTTGCTCATTAAAATGGGCTACCCAACAGATCAGGAAGAGTTTGAAGTATTGAACCGCACCACAGGTACCCGCAAGGCCGAAGTTTTGCCAGTTATAAGCGCAGAAGAAATTATGCAGGCGCAAGCCCTGGTTCGCCAGGTTACCATCAGCGAAGATCTGATCAGGTATGTAAGCACGCTAATTCGCGCTACACGCCCGGATACTACTAATATTGATTACGTAAAAGAATGGGTCCGCTGGGGAGCAGGCCCGCGTGCCGGCCAGGCTTTGATATTAACAGCTAAATCGCGCGCATTATTAAAAGGCCGTTACGCTGTATTGATGGAAGATATTCACGCCATGGCACAACCGGTACTGCGGCACCGTATATTAATGAACTTTAAAGCAGAATCTGAAGGTATTACTTCTGATGCCGCAACACTGGAGTTGATTAAACTGGTGGAGAGGCCGAAAGCACTTTAA